A single genomic interval of Nitrosomonadales bacterium harbors:
- a CDS encoding threonine synthase has protein sequence MKYISTRGNAPAKTFTEILLGGLAPDGGLYLPEQYPQVTRAELDAWRKLSYADLAFAVLSKFITDIPAADLKAIVSKTYTAEVYGNGRTDSDFSQITPLRKLTGGVYLLELSNGPTLAFKDMAMQLLGNLFEYALAKQHEELNILGATSGDTGSAAEYAMRGKRGIRVFMLSPNGKMSAFQRAQMYSLQDPNIHNIAVNGFFDDAQDMVKAVSNDHAFKAKYKIGTVNSINWARVSAQVVYYFKGYFAATTSNDEQVAFSVPSGNFGNICAGHIARMMGLPIGQLILATNENDVLDEFFRTGVYRPRGTAHTYETSSPSMDISKASNFERFVFDLVGRDGAKVREFWANVDRAAGNADVAAFDIKHTPYWDALPKFEFASGKSAHQDRLKTIRELWEEYGVMIDTHTADGLKVGLEQRRPSLPLICLETALPAKFAETIREALGREPERPESMVGIEDLPQRVEVMDADVAKLKSFISANVPH, from the coding sequence ATGAAATACATCTCCACCCGCGGCAACGCGCCCGCAAAAACTTTCACCGAGATCCTCTTGGGGGGTCTTGCACCCGATGGCGGCCTGTACCTGCCGGAGCAATATCCGCAGGTGACGCGCGCCGAACTGGATGCGTGGCGCAAGCTGTCCTATGCCGATCTCGCATTCGCGGTGTTGTCGAAGTTCATCACCGACATCCCGGCAGCCGACCTGAAAGCCATCGTCAGCAAGACCTACACCGCCGAGGTGTACGGCAACGGCCGCACAGACTCCGATTTTTCGCAGATCACGCCATTGCGCAAATTGACCGGTGGCGTGTACCTGCTCGAACTGTCCAACGGCCCGACGCTGGCGTTCAAGGACATGGCGATGCAGTTGCTGGGCAACCTGTTCGAGTATGCGCTGGCGAAGCAGCACGAGGAGTTGAACATCCTCGGCGCGACCTCGGGCGACACCGGCTCCGCCGCCGAATACGCGATGCGCGGCAAGCGCGGCATCCGCGTGTTCATGCTGTCGCCGAACGGCAAGATGAGCGCGTTCCAGCGCGCGCAGATGTATTCGCTGCAAGACCCCAACATCCACAATATCGCCGTCAACGGTTTCTTTGACGACGCGCAGGATATGGTGAAAGCGGTATCCAACGACCATGCGTTCAAGGCGAAATACAAGATCGGCACGGTCAACTCCATCAACTGGGCGCGCGTGTCGGCGCAGGTGGTGTACTACTTCAAGGGCTACTTCGCGGCGACGACCTCCAACGACGAACAGGTCGCGTTCTCGGTGCCGTCCGGCAACTTCGGCAACATCTGCGCCGGCCACATCGCGCGCATGATGGGCCTGCCGATCGGGCAACTGATCCTCGCCACCAACGAGAACGACGTGCTGGACGAGTTCTTCCGCACCGGCGTGTATCGTCCGCGCGGCACGGCGCATACCTACGAGACCAGCAGCCCGTCGATGGACATTTCCAAGGCGTCCAACTTCGAGCGCTTCGTGTTCGATCTGGTCGGACGCGACGGCGCCAAGGTGCGCGAGTTCTGGGCCAACGTCGATCGCGCCGCCGGCAACGCCGACGTGGCTGCGTTCGACATCAAGCACACGCCTTATTGGGATGCGCTGCCGAAGTTCGAGTTCGCTTCCGGCAAGAGCGCCCACCAGGACAGGCTGAAGACCATCCGCGAATTGTGGGAGGAATACGGCGTGATGATCGATACGCACACCGCCGACGGCCTGAAGGTCGGTCTGGAACAGCGCCGCCCGAGTTTGCCGCTGATCTGCCTGGAAACGGCACTGCCGGCCAAGTTCGCCGAGACCATCCGGGAAGCGCTGGGCCGCGAACCCGAGCGTCCGGAATCCATGGTCGGCATCGAAGACCTGCCGCAGCGCGTGGAAGTGATGGATGCGGATGTGGCGAAGCTGAAGTCATTCATCAGCGCGAACGTTCCGCACTAG
- a CDS encoding GIY-YIG nuclease family protein — translation MSKQPCVYILASQRNGTLYIGVTGDLVKRVWEHKNDLADGFTKKYDVHSLVYFEQCDDMVAAIAREKQLKKWNRAWKVELIESTNPEWRDLWEEIA, via the coding sequence ATGTCCAAACAGCCTTGTGTCTATATCCTCGCCAGCCAGCGCAACGGTACGCTTTACATCGGGGTGACTGGTGATCTTGTGAAACGGGTGTGGGAACACAAGAATGACTTGGCCGATGGATTTACCAAGAAGTACGACGTCCATTCCCTGGTTTATTTTGAACAATGCGATGACATGGTTGCTGCGATTGCTCGTGAAAAGCAGCTAAAAAAGTGGAATCGTGCATGGAAAGTTGAACTGATCGAATCAACGAATCCGGAATGGCGGGATTTATGGGAAGAAATTGCCTGA
- a CDS encoding AEC family transporter, giving the protein MNNLILLILCFLAGMLLRHLRRMPDNAPATLNSFIIHVSLPALTLLYIHELHLSGDVVLTALMAWIVFGLSAGFFWSVGRWLSLPRRTTGALIVVGGLGNTSFFGLPMVEAFYGKEGLGTAIIADQLGSFLALSILGITVAGIYSSGRPTMAEIAKRIALFPPFIALVIALLLIPVEYADWFTLLLKRLGDTLAPLALLSVGLQLRLGHVAEHRRNLALGLGFKLILAPLVVYLLYVQMLGARGLPIQVTLFEAAMPPMITAAIVASEHDLDPPLANLMVAVGLIVSFFTLSAWWYVWRAV; this is encoded by the coding sequence ATGAACAATCTCATCCTGCTCATCCTCTGCTTCCTCGCCGGCATGCTGTTGCGCCATCTGCGGCGCATGCCGGACAACGCGCCGGCCACGCTCAACAGCTTCATCATCCACGTCTCGCTGCCGGCGCTGACACTGCTGTACATCCACGAACTGCACCTGTCCGGCGATGTCGTGCTGACCGCGCTGATGGCATGGATCGTGTTCGGCCTGTCGGCGGGTTTCTTCTGGTCGGTCGGGCGCTGGCTGTCGTTGCCGCGCCGGACGACGGGCGCGCTGATCGTGGTCGGCGGGCTGGGCAACACCTCGTTCTTCGGCCTGCCGATGGTCGAGGCTTTCTACGGCAAGGAGGGGTTGGGTACCGCCATCATCGCCGACCAGCTCGGTTCCTTCCTTGCACTGTCCATCCTCGGCATCACGGTCGCCGGCATCTATTCGTCGGGCAGGCCGACGATGGCGGAGATCGCGAAACGCATCGCGCTGTTCCCGCCGTTCATCGCGCTGGTCATCGCCCTGCTGCTGATCCCGGTCGAGTATGCGGACTGGTTCACGCTGTTATTGAAGCGGCTGGGCGACACGCTGGCGCCGCTGGCGCTGTTGTCGGTGGGGTTGCAACTGCGCCTCGGGCATGTCGCGGAACACAGGCGCAACCTCGCATTGGGGCTGGGCTTCAAGCTCATCCTCGCGCCGCTGGTGGTTTACCTGTTGTATGTGCAGATGCTCGGCGCGCGCGGCCTGCCCATCCAGGTCACGCTGTTCGAGGCGGCGATGCCGCCGATGATCACCGCCGCCATCGTGGCCAGTGAACACGACCTCGACCCGCCGCTGGCCAACCTGATGGTGGCGGTCGGACTGATCGTTTCTTTCTTCACGCTCAGTGCGTGGTGGTATGTGTGGAGAGCGGTATAA
- a CDS encoding class I SAM-dependent methyltransferase: MTGSWIGRNKLSSIWNERYAGEEYLFGEQPNAFLVSQQHRLEPGMSCLAVADGEGRNGVWLAQQGLDVLSVESSPVALDKAQRLASARGVAVRFELADLFSWEWGKERFDVVAAIFIQFAPPGMREQMFENIRRCLKPGGLLLLQGYTPRQLEYRTGGPSQAENLYTEAMLRELCAGMEILHLREHDSIIREGTGHSGMSALIDLAARKAESIY; this comes from the coding sequence ATGACGGGTTCATGGATAGGGAGAAATAAATTGAGTAGCATCTGGAACGAACGTTATGCGGGCGAGGAATACCTGTTCGGCGAACAGCCGAATGCCTTCCTGGTTTCGCAGCAGCACAGGCTGGAACCGGGCATGAGCTGTCTGGCGGTGGCCGATGGCGAAGGGCGCAACGGCGTGTGGCTGGCGCAACAGGGGCTGGACGTGCTGTCGGTGGAATCTTCGCCGGTCGCGCTGGACAAGGCACAGCGGCTGGCCTCGGCACGCGGCGTTGCGGTACGGTTCGAGCTGGCCGACCTGTTCTCGTGGGAGTGGGGCAAGGAACGCTTCGATGTGGTCGCCGCCATCTTCATCCAGTTCGCCCCGCCCGGCATGCGCGAACAGATGTTCGAAAACATCAGGCGCTGCCTCAAGCCGGGCGGGTTGCTGCTGCTGCAGGGATACACGCCGCGCCAGCTCGAATACAGGACCGGCGGCCCGTCACAGGCCGAGAACCTTTATACCGAAGCCATGCTGCGCGAACTGTGCGCCGGCATGGAGATCCTGCACCTGCGCGAACACGACAGCATCATCCGCGAAGGGACGGGACACAGCGGCATGTCGGCGCTGATCGATCTGGCGGCGCGCAAGGCCGAAAGCATCTATTGA